The DNA segment CAGCTTCGTGTTCGGCTGGGAGGGCGCCCACGAACAGGTCAGGGAACTGTCCGCCACCGCCGGCCTGCCCGCCTCCAGCACGTCCTTCGCCTTCGCGCACGCCGTGCAGGCCCTCGGCGCCCGGCGGGTGGCGATCGCGGCCACCTACCCCGACGACGTGGCCGAGCGCTTCCACGCGTTCTTGAAGTCCGCCGGTACGGAGGTCGTCTCGACCCGCGCCAGCGGCATCATCACCGCCGCCGAGGTCGGCACCTGGGGCCTGGAGGAGGTGCTGGCTCTCGCCCGGGCCGGTGACCACCCCGACGCCGAGGTGGTGCTGCTGCCCGACACCGCGCTGCACACCGCCGAGCACCTGCCGGCCCTCGAAGCGGAGCTGCGCAAGCCGGTCCTCACCGCCAATCAGGTGACGGCCTGGGAGGGGCTGCGGCTGCTCGACCGCACCCTCTCCTGCCCGGTGCTCGGCACCCTCTTCTCGCGGACGGCGCAGATCTAGGGGTGCCGCCGGAGCGGCCGGGGCCCCGACGGCCCCGGCCGTAGCGCGGCGGGGCTCGCGGACGGCGCACGCCCGGGCCCCGCCGGTACCGCCCTGAACCCCCGGGAATAAGTGGAGAACCTCTCCGGTTGTCCTCCGCGCAGATCACCGACGCGAGGAGGACCGCACCGTGAGCGGCGAGAGTGACCACACCCGGGGCAGCGACGAGACGCCCGGCGAGGGCGGCGACGGGATCCGCGGCGCGGCCGCGGGCAGCGCGCCGGTGCCGCTGTCGGTGCTCGACCTGGTGACCGTCGGCGCCGGGTACACCGCCTCCGACGCGGTCCGCACGGCCGTCGGCATCGCCCGTACGGCCGAACGCCGCGGCTTTCACCGCTACTGGGTCGCCGAGCACCACTCCATGCCCGGCGTCGCCTCCTCCTCGCCCGCGGTGCTGCTCGCCCACGTCGCCGCCCACACCGAGCGCATCCGCCTCGGCTCCGGCGGTGTGATGCTCCCCAACCACGCCCCGCTGGTGATCGCCGAGCAGTTCGGCACCCTGGAGGCGATGGCCCCGGGCCGGGTCGACCTGGGCCTGGGCCGCGCACCGGGCACGGACGGCGCCACCGCCGCCGCGCTGCGGCGCACCGACCGTCTCCATGAGGGCGCGGAGGATTTCCCCCAGCAGCTGGCCGAGTTGACCCGCTTCCTCGACGACTCCTTCCCCGACGGCCACCCCTACGCCACGATCCACGCGGTCCCCGGCCCGGTCCAGGCCACCTCGCCCGGCGGCGTCCAGTCCCGGCACCGGCCGCCCCTGTGGCTGCTCGGCTCCTCGGGCTTCAGCGCCCGGCTCGCCGGCTCCCTCGGCCTGCCGTTCGCCTTCGCGCACCACTTCTCCGCGGCCAACACCCTCCCCGCGCTGGACCTCTACCGCGCGTCCTTCCGCCCCTCCGCGGTGCTCTCCGAGCCGTACGCCCTGATCGGGGTCGCGGCGCTGGCCGCCGACGAGGAGCGGGAGGCCCGCCGCCAGGTGATGACCGGCGCGCTCTCCATGCTCCGGCTGCGCACCGGCCGCCCCGGGCTGGTCCCCAGCCCCGAGGAGGCCGAGGCGTACCGCTTCGGCGAGCTGGAGCGCGACTTCGTCGACAACTGGCTGGGCAACGTCGTCCACGGCACCCCGGACGCCGTCCGCCAGGGCCTGGACGACCTCGCCAAGCGCACCGGCGCCGACGAGCTGATGATCACCGCCAACGCCCACGGCGGCGCGGCCCGGCTCCGCTCGTACGAGCTGATCGCGGACGCGTACGGGATGTAGGGCGCCGGACGTCGTGGCCGGGGCCGGCGGGGATCGCCGGTCCCTCGGTGAGGGGGCCGAGCCCGGTTCCGTCCGCGCGGAGCGCCTCAGGCGCCCGTGTGGCGGCCCGCGTCGAGGAGGGCCTCGACGCGGTCGGGGGCGACGGGGCGGGAGTAGAGCCAGCCCTGGCCGGTGTCGCAGCCGATCCGGCGGAGCCGCTCGGCCTGCTCGGCGCTCTCCACGCACTCGGCGGTGACCGTGAGGCCCAGCCGGTGCGCCAGCGCCACCAGCGCCTCCACGATCATCTCGTCCGCCGGGTTCGGATGCTCCTGCGAGCGGAAGCCGCGGACGAAGGAACCGTCCAGCTTCAGGACGGACACCGGGAGGCGGCTGAGGTAGGCGAGGTTGGAGTAGCCGGTGCCGAAGTCGTCGATGGCGATCCGTACGCCCATGTCGCTGAGCGCCTGCAGGGCCTGCAGCGGCCGGCCGGCCGAGCCCATCACCGCCGACTCGGTCAGCTCCAGCTGCAGCAGCCGCGGCGGCAGCCCGGTCTCCGCGAGGATCCCGGCGACGTCCGCGACCAGGTCGGAGTCCCACACCTGACGTACGGCCACATTGACGCTGACGAACAGCGGCTGGCCGGGGTGCGCCAGCTGCCAGGCCCGCGCCTGGTGGCAGGCCCGCTCCAGGACCCAGCGGCCCAGCTCGACGATCGCGCCGTTCTCCTCCGCCAGGGCGATGAACCGATTCGGCGACAGCGTCCCGAACTGCGGATGCCGCCAGCGCACCAGCGCCTCCACGCCCTCGGCCCGGCCGTCGCCCAGACCGACCAGCGGCTGGTACTCCAGGGTGAACTCGCCGCGGTCCACCGCCGGGCGCAGGGTGCTGGAGAGCGCCTGCCGGGTCATCCGGTGGGCGTTGCGCTCCGGGTCGAAGAGGGTCCAGCGGGCCTTGCCGTCCTCCTTCGCCCAGTACAGCGTGGTGTCCGCGGCCTGCATCAGGCCGGTCGCCGTGGTGCCGTTGGCGGTCCGCTCCACGACGCCGATGCTCGCCGACACCGACAGCCGCTGCCCGGCCAGGTCGAACGGCCGCTGCAGCGCGTCCAGCACGCACTGGGCCAGCTCGGCCAGCTGGTCGGTGCCGGTGGAGTCCTCCACCAAAAGAGCGAACTCGTCGCCGCCCAGTCGTGCGACGAGGTGGCCGGTGCGGCCCGGTCCGCGTTCCGCCGCGCTCTCCGCGCAGCGCGTCAGGCGCTGGGCGACCGCGCTCAGCAGCCGGTCGCCGACGCGGTGCCCCAGGGTGTCGTTGACGGCCTTGAAGCCGTCCAGGTCGAGGTAGCACAGCCCGATCCGGCCGGTCCCGGACGGCTCGAAGGAGGCGGTCTCCAGCGCGGCGGAGAGCCGTTCGAAGAACAGCGCCCGGTTGGGCAGCCGGGTCACCGGGTCGTGCATCTGCAGATGCCGCAGCCGGGCCAGCAGATCGTGCCGGTCGCTGATGTCCGCCACCGACAGCAGCATCCGCTCCTCGCCGCTGAGCGGTTCCGGCGTCAGCGGCTCGACGGTCACCTCCACCCAGACGGAGTGCCCCTCGGTGTGTTTGAGGCGGCGGGTGCAGCGCAGCCGGTCGCTGCGGCCGCACAGCACCTCGCGGTAGGCGGTCCACACCCGCGGGTCGGCCCCGAGGTCGGTGAGGTCCGCCGCGGTGGCGGCGACCAGGTCGGCCGGGTCGGTGCCGACCAGTTCGCCGAAGGCGGGGTTGGCGGCGAGGACCAGGCCGTCGCGGTTGAGCACGGCCATTGCCAGACGCGCGGCGTGGAAGGTGGCGCGGTAGTCGCCGAGCGAGGCCGCGGTGTCGTCGCAGCGGCCTGCGGGGGCGGGCCGGGCGTCGGCCGACCCTTTGGTCGTACCGTTACGCTCCGTCACTGAGGGAAGCGTCGCTCCCGGCGTGCGGCCCGGACTGTCGGGGTGTCCGCTCACTGCTCGCTCCCGCATGGCGCTTGTCTCGTGAGGAAGGGGGGATCTCGCGCTGGAAAGTGTGGCGATCATAGAGGCTGGTGCAACGGCCGAGCCAGCGACGCAGCCGTGATCATCCGCCCGCGTGACGGAACTTCAGCCATTTCTGCTCGGGTCTGTTCGTGCAGAATGCCCCTTTGGCTGTTTGTGACTTTCCGTTACGAGAGGGCTAAGGCGCGCCGATCACTCTTCCGGATCCGCAAAACAGGACGAATAGCATTAAATCGCCACAGGGTAGATGAGGTCTCCGAATCCGTCCCTGGAGGTATATGTGCCGCGCGCCCGGACACCCGACGGGGTGGATCGCCGCCGTCTGCGGCGCGTCGCGGCCGTCGCCACCTCCCTGAGTGCGCTCATCGCCACCTCGATCGTCGCCGGACCCGCCACCGCCTCCGAGGCGGCCCTCTCCTGCGCCCTGGGACGCACCGACGCGCACCACTCCGAGGGGCTCGACAGCTGGAACGGCGCCTACCCGCGCCCGGACCGCCCGCTCAACGCCGTCATGATCTTCCTGTCCTTCCCGGACGCCCGGCCGACCGCCGTCCCGCGGGAGCTCTCCCGCGACTACTTCCCGGCCACCTCGGGCTTCTTCGACCGAGCCTCGTACGGAAAGTTCCGGTTGCGTCCGCACATCCACCAGCGCTGGGTCCGGATGCCGCGCTCCTCCGTCTCCTACGGGATACGGCGCGACTGGGACGCCGGACGGCGCTCGGACTACCTGCGCGACGCGGTCGCCGCCGCCGACCCCGCCATCGACTTCGGCCGCTACGACGTCGTCTACTTCGTCGCCGACCCCGACGCCCCCGGCGTCGACTCGGACGCCACCAAGGTCGTCAACCTCGAACACCCGATGCACGCCGACGACCGCGATCTGCGCCGGTTCGTCACCGTCTTCGAGCAGAGCCCGCCGGACCGCAACGTCCTCGCCCACGAGACCGGGCACGTCTTCGACCTGCCGGACCTCTACCACCGGCCGCAGAGCGGCAAGGGCGACTGGGACACCTACGTCGGCGACTGGGACCTCATGGGCAGCCAGTTCGGCCTGGCGCCCGACCCCTTCGCCTGGCACAAGTGGAAGCTCGGCTGGATCGCCGACAGCCAGGTCGACTGCGTCGACCTCACCAGCCCCGCCCTGCACTCGCTGCGCACGCTCTCCGCCCCCGAGGAGCCCCGGGCCCAGCGCCGGCCGCGCCTCCTGGTGGTCCGTACCGGGACCGACAGCGCGCTGGCCATCGAGGCACGCGGTGCCATGGGCAACGACCGCGCCCTGTGTGCCGAGGGCGTCCTGGTCTACCGCGTGCGCAGCCGGACGCCCTCCGGGGCGGGGCCGGTGCAGGTCCTCGACGGGCACCCGGGCACCTCGGCCTGCGGGGGCACCTCCGTCTACCCGCCGCTGGCGGACGCGCCGCTGGGCGTGGGGGAGAGCATGGACGACACCGCGGACGGCGTGCGCATCCAGGTCGAGGGGCGGACGGCCGACGGGGACTGGGCGGTCAAGGTCGGGCGCGGCTGACGCCGGCGGCCCGGGGCGCACGGGCGGCGAGGGCGCGGGGACCTCGCGCATACGACGAAGGCCCCCACCGAGGTGAGGGCCTTCGACTGTCTGTGCGCCGCCAGGGACTCGAACCCCGGACCCGCTGATTAAGAGTCAGCTGCTCTAACCAACTGAGCTAGCGGCGCCTGCTGACGGGGAAAACATTAGCATCCTGGTCGGGGAGGACAAAAATCGGTTTGTCTCAGCCCCGGGTCAGCGCCGGAACCGGGTGCTGAGCTGCGGATTCCCGCCCGGGCCCGGCCAGTGAGCGGGCGGCGCGCACACAGGCCCACAGCAGGACGTCCGGACCGGGCAGCCAGGGGTCGCCGACGTCCGGCGCCACCAGCCAGCGGGAGGCGGACACGGCGGACGGGTCGTCGGCGGGCGGGAACAGCGAGCCGTCGCGGGGCGCGTCCTCGGCGGCGCGGCAGCGGGGGTGCAGCGGCGGGACGGTCACCGCGTCGCCGCTGCCGTGGCACAGCAGCGGGGGGACGGCGGCGGCCCACTCCTCCCAGACCAGCAGCGCGGGCAGCCGCTGGGCCGTGCCCGGGGCGGCGAACAGCAGGATCCGTCCGCGGTGCGCCGCCACCGGCCCCGAGCCGGGGCCGGCGGACCATAAGCGGTCGACCATGCGCCGCCCGAAGAGCGCCGGGGCGTTGATCACGTCGAAGGCGGTGCCGCACGGCAGCACGCTGGGGGCGGACGGGCGGGTGGCCCACAGGGCGTGCATCTCGTCCGGGTGGGGGCTGGCGGAGGCGAGCCAGTCGGCGCCCGCGAGGGTGACGTACGCCGCGGTGGGAAAGGCCAGGGTGCGGGGGGTCTCAGGCAGCCAGTCGCTCATGGGGACAGGTCTACCCAGGTGGCGCACGGACACTGAGCCGATCGGCGGAAAACGGGACGGGGCGGCGCGGGAGGCGGTATCTTGCGCCTCTCGCATATGCCAGCGGCTCATGATCATGGACCATGAGCCGCTGTGTGGTCTGGGGGACGGAGGAGGCCGGCGGGACGCTCGGCGGGCCGGGGCGCGTCAGTCCGTGTCGCCCGGCAGCACGCTGCCGCTGCGCATCAGGCTGCGGCCGAACTCGATCATCTTCTGCGCGTAGTCCTCGGTCCACTCGGCCTGCTCGGCGAGCGCGGCCGGCGGCACCCGGTCGAACCGGCTGGGGTCGGCGAGCTGGGCCGCGGCCAGCGCCTGGAACTCCGTGGCGCGGTCCGCCGCGGCGCGGAAGGCGAGGGCCAGTTCCGTGGCGCGGCCGAGCAGCTCGCGCGGGTCCTCCATCGACTCCAGGCCGAAGAAGTGCTCGGGGTCGGCGACGGCCTCGGGCGGCTCGAAGAGCAACTGCGCGGGCTTCATCCGCCGTGGCTCCGGCGCCGTACCGCGCGGGTCGGGGGCCGGTCGCGGCTCGGACATGTACTACCTCCAGATCGTGTGCCGCATTCCATTGTCCCGCCCCGCGCAAGGGGGCCGTGGTGAGGGCCGCCGCGGCGCCCTGGCGCGGAACCGTCCGCGGTCGCGTCCGGCGGCGCCGGGCGGCCCGGCGCGCTACGGGCGCCAGGCCACCCGGTGTTCCGCCAGATGGGCGAGGACGGCGTGGTTGGCCTCCCAGCCGTCCGGGAACTTGACCGTGACGCCGAGGCGCACCGGCTCGGTCGAGGGGTGCTCGTCCAGCAGGTCGGCGACGCCCGCCCGGCAGACCACGATGCAGGCGTGCCGGTGGCGGGAGGCGAGCACGCACAGCCGGCCGGTCTCCAGATGGAAGGCGGTCGCGTCGGGGCGGCCAGAGAGCGGGTGCAGCACGACCGTGACGTCGAACTCGCGGCCCTGGAGGCGGTTGGCGGTGTCCACCGCGACCCCGGAAACCCCCAGCTCGGCGAGCGCGGCGCGGACGGCCGCCGCCTGGTCGCGGTGGGCCGTGCCGACCGCGATCCGGGCCGCGGTGAGCGGCGCGGGGACGGCGGGCCCGCCGCCCGGGTCCCGCTGGGCCTCGCTGGTCGCGGCGCCCCCGCGGTCCAGGAGCCGGCGCACGACCCGCGCCACCGCGCGGACCGCCTCCGGGTCCGTGCGCGGCGTACGGCGGGCGGGGAGTTCCAGCAGGCCCCAGCCGGACTCGGCGGCCTCGTCCAGGACCCGGTCCACCCCCGAGCCGTCGCCCGGCACCCCGAAGGCCAGCCGGCGGTCGCCGTGGCCGGTGCCGCTGCGGAACGGGGTGTACGGATAGAACGCGGCGGAGACCAGCGGCGCCGCCGAGGCGGGCAGCCGCCAGGACACCGGCAGCCGGTGCTGCGGCAGATCGGGGTTGTGGGCCAGGAGGGTGGACACCGCGCTCGCGGACGGGTCGTACGCCAGCCCCGCCCACTGCTCGGCGCCGACCACGCTGAACGGGTCCAGCTGGCCGGGGTCGCCGACGAACAGCGCCCGTTCGAAGAGCCCGGCGACGCTCAGCAGCGCGTCGGACCGCATCTGGTACGCCTCGTCCACGATGGCGTGCCGCCAGGGTTCGTCGACCTTGGTGTACGCCCATTTCGCGGCCGTCGACACGACGACGTCCATCCCCGCCAGGTCGGCCGCCTTCGCGGACGTGCGGACCGCGGGCAGCTCGGCCAGCGCCGGGTCGAACGCGCCGGGCTCGCTGCTGTGCAGCCGGCCCACCGGCAGCTGCGGGTCCTTCTCGGCGAGCCGCAGCACCAGGTCGTCGACCTGGGCGTTGGTCTGCGCGACCACCATCAGCGGGCGCCCGGCGGCGGCGAGTTCCCGGGCCGCCCGCACCACGAGGGTGGACTTGCCGGCACCGGGCGGGGAGTCGACGACCACCCCGCGCCGGGAGCCGTGCAGGGTGTCGTGCAGGATCGCGTCGGTCGCCGCGGCGGCCGCGGCGGCCGGGTCGAAGTCCTTCGCCGCGGGGGCGGGCTGGTCCTGAGGGTCCGTCATACGGCCATGCTCTCCGGGACGGCCGGCTGCCGGGTGCGGATCACAGGAAGTCCTCCGTGGTCACGGGGTCGGGGGCGGTGTGCGGCGCGTCCCCGGGCCCTGGCGGCGGGCCGCCGTGGGTCCACGGGGTGTCCTCGGGGTCGGGGAGTTCCGGGCCGCCGCGCGGGGCGTGCTCGAACAGCGTCCAGCACACCGTCTCGCCCGGCTCCGGCACCGAACCGGGCTCGGGCGTCTTCCCGCGCCCCATCCCGCCGGTCAGCCGCACCACCAGCACCCCCGGCTCCCCGGCCGCGGGCGCCACGCACTCCCCGGTCTGGGTCCTGCCGTCGGCCAGGGCGCGGTAGAGCTTGCCGCCCTCGGACAGCTGCGGCCGGTCTGCGGTGTGCAGGGTGACCAGCGGGCGCGGCATCGGCCTTCTGCCCTCGGAGAATGACTCCTCGACGGCGGTGACCGTGCCCTGGAACGCCTCACCCGCCAGCCGGCGTCCCGCCATCACCAGCGGGTCGTCCAGGGCCTCCTGGGCGTCGAGCTGGGCCTGGGCGGTCTCCCGGGCGGCGAGCTTCTGCGCGGCGGTGACCGCGTCGTCCTGCCGGGGCTGCGGGGGCTCCCCGGCGCGCACCCGGTCGCGGTGCGCCGTGTACGACCAGCGGTCCCGCTTCCAGCGGTCGGGGACCCGGGCGCCCTCGGGCAGCTCCCGCAGCAGGTCGAGGCCGTGCCACACGGCGTCCCAGGTCGGCCGTGACTGCCCCTCGACCAGGGCGCGCAGCGCGTCCTCGGCGCCCGGCAGCCCGGCGTCGTAGCGGGCCATCGCGGGGGCCAGCAGCCGGTTGTCGAACGCCGGGTCGGTGGCCGGGCCGGCCGGCGGGCACAGCAACTGCCCGTCCGCGTCCCGCGCCGACTCCGCGCGCTCGGCCGCCTCCCGGCCCGACAGCCCCGCCGGCGGGTCGATCCAGGCGAGCAGCGCGCCCAGGTGCTGGTCCTCCAGTGCGCTCTGGCCGCTCGCCCAGTGGCGGGTCAGCAGGTCCGTCATGGACAGCAGCAGGCTCGCGCCCGGCACCCGAGCCCGCTCCCCGAAGTGGGTCAGCCAGCGGCCCAGCAGCGGGACGTGCGGTGGCGCGGGGTGGGGCGCCTCCGGCTCCTGCTCGGCCGTGCGCCGGAACCGCATCGAGCGGCCCAGGAGCCGGACGAAGTCGATGCCCGCGGCACTCGGCACGATCAACTGGGGCGCGTCCGAGCACAGTTCGACCTGCACCGGGACCTTCTTGCCGGTCTCCGGGTCGGTCTCCTTGCGCTCCTCCCACCCGATGGCGTCCGCGAAGCCGTCCACGTACGGCAGTACGGTCTCCGCCAGCTCGGCGAGGAACGCGAACCGCAGATCGCGGTCGCGCGGCTGCGGGACGGCCAGCAGCGCCGGCTTCTCGCGGTCCGTGCCGACCAGCGCGCCCAGCGGGGCGCCGGCCTCGCCCGCGGTCGTCAACGGGACCAGGACCATGGGACGTTCGGACAGATGGCGGTGCCGGACCGTGCACCGCGGCCGCGCCCGGCCCGCGGCGACCGCCTCCATCCGGGCCAGCGTCTCGATCAGCGACATCCCGGCTCCTTTGCTCGCGGGGCCGGCACGGCGGCACCGGCCAGTGCCTCGGCGCGCAGCGCGGCCGCCCGGCGCAGCGCCGCCACCGCCGGGTCCCGCTCCGCCTCCGGGTCCGCGGGATCCTCGCCGGCGCCGGCCGCCGCCAGCACCTCCTCGACGGTGCGCAGCGAGCCCAACTCGCCCCGGACGCCGCGCCCCAGCGCCTCCACCGCCCCGTCCTCGCGGGAGCGCCCACGGCAGTGGAAGGCCAGCTCGCAGGCGGCCAGGCACTCCGGGACGTAGGCCGCGCCGACCGCTTCGACGGCCTGCGCCAGCTCCTCGGGCGGGCGGGTCGCCGTCCGGCCGTCGTCGGCGAGCCGGAGGTCGAAGGTGGTCTC comes from the Streptomyces angustmyceticus genome and includes:
- a CDS encoding putative bifunctional diguanylate cyclase/phosphodiesterase → MTERNGTTKGSADARPAPAGRCDDTAASLGDYRATFHAARLAMAVLNRDGLVLAANPAFGELVGTDPADLVAATAADLTDLGADPRVWTAYREVLCGRSDRLRCTRRLKHTEGHSVWVEVTVEPLTPEPLSGEERMLLSVADISDRHDLLARLRHLQMHDPVTRLPNRALFFERLSAALETASFEPSGTGRIGLCYLDLDGFKAVNDTLGHRVGDRLLSAVAQRLTRCAESAAERGPGRTGHLVARLGGDEFALLVEDSTGTDQLAELAQCVLDALQRPFDLAGQRLSVSASIGVVERTANGTTATGLMQAADTTLYWAKEDGKARWTLFDPERNAHRMTRQALSSTLRPAVDRGEFTLEYQPLVGLGDGRAEGVEALVRWRHPQFGTLSPNRFIALAEENGAIVELGRWVLERACHQARAWQLAHPGQPLFVSVNVAVRQVWDSDLVADVAGILAETGLPPRLLQLELTESAVMGSAGRPLQALQALSDMGVRIAIDDFGTGYSNLAYLSRLPVSVLKLDGSFVRGFRSQEHPNPADEMIVEALVALAHRLGLTVTAECVESAEQAERLRRIGCDTGQGWLYSRPVAPDRVEALLDAGRHTGA
- a CDS encoding maleate cis-trans isomerase family protein, producing the protein MASVGFLYPGYSAEDDYPRLESLLGGSVSLPLVHTDIGEDAHRVDALLEMGSAARLAAGVDDLKERGAEAVVWACTSASFVFGWEGAHEQVRELSATAGLPASSTSFAFAHAVQALGARRVAIAATYPDDVAERFHAFLKSAGTEVVSTRASGIITAAEVGTWGLEEVLALARAGDHPDAEVVLLPDTALHTAEHLPALEAELRKPVLTANQVTAWEGLRLLDRTLSCPVLGTLFSRTAQI
- a CDS encoding bifunctional DNA primase/polymerase; translated protein: MSDWLPETPRTLAFPTAAYVTLAGADWLASASPHPDEMHALWATRPSAPSVLPCGTAFDVINAPALFGRRMVDRLWSAGPGSGPVAAHRGRILLFAAPGTAQRLPALLVWEEWAAAVPPLLCHGSGDAVTVPPLHPRCRAAEDAPRDGSLFPPADDPSAVSASRWLVAPDVGDPWLPGPDVLLWACVRAARSLAGPGRESAAQHPVPALTRG
- a CDS encoding LLM class flavin-dependent oxidoreductase, with protein sequence MSGESDHTRGSDETPGEGGDGIRGAAAGSAPVPLSVLDLVTVGAGYTASDAVRTAVGIARTAERRGFHRYWVAEHHSMPGVASSSPAVLLAHVAAHTERIRLGSGGVMLPNHAPLVIAEQFGTLEAMAPGRVDLGLGRAPGTDGATAAALRRTDRLHEGAEDFPQQLAELTRFLDDSFPDGHPYATIHAVPGPVQATSPGGVQSRHRPPLWLLGSSGFSARLAGSLGLPFAFAHHFSAANTLPALDLYRASFRPSAVLSEPYALIGVAALAADEEREARRQVMTGALSMLRLRTGRPGLVPSPEEAEAYRFGELERDFVDNWLGNVVHGTPDAVRQGLDDLAKRTGADELMITANAHGGAARLRSYELIADAYGM
- a CDS encoding AAA domain-containing protein, with translation MTDPQDQPAPAAKDFDPAAAAAAATDAILHDTLHGSRRGVVVDSPPGAGKSTLVVRAARELAAAGRPLMVVAQTNAQVDDLVLRLAEKDPQLPVGRLHSSEPGAFDPALAELPAVRTSAKAADLAGMDVVVSTAAKWAYTKVDEPWRHAIVDEAYQMRSDALLSVAGLFERALFVGDPGQLDPFSVVGAEQWAGLAYDPSASAVSTLLAHNPDLPQHRLPVSWRLPASAAPLVSAAFYPYTPFRSGTGHGDRRLAFGVPGDGSGVDRVLDEAAESGWGLLELPARRTPRTDPEAVRAVARVVRRLLDRGGAATSEAQRDPGGGPAVPAPLTAARIAVGTAHRDQAAAVRAALAELGVSGVAVDTANRLQGREFDVTVVLHPLSGRPDATAFHLETGRLCVLASRHRHACIVVCRAGVADLLDEHPSTEPVRLGVTVKFPDGWEANHAVLAHLAEHRVAWRP
- a CDS encoding M6 family metalloprotease domain-containing protein encodes the protein MPRARTPDGVDRRRLRRVAAVATSLSALIATSIVAGPATASEAALSCALGRTDAHHSEGLDSWNGAYPRPDRPLNAVMIFLSFPDARPTAVPRELSRDYFPATSGFFDRASYGKFRLRPHIHQRWVRMPRSSVSYGIRRDWDAGRRSDYLRDAVAAADPAIDFGRYDVVYFVADPDAPGVDSDATKVVNLEHPMHADDRDLRRFVTVFEQSPPDRNVLAHETGHVFDLPDLYHRPQSGKGDWDTYVGDWDLMGSQFGLAPDPFAWHKWKLGWIADSQVDCVDLTSPALHSLRTLSAPEEPRAQRRPRLLVVRTGTDSALAIEARGAMGNDRALCAEGVLVYRVRSRTPSGAGPVQVLDGHPGTSACGGTSVYPPLADAPLGVGESMDDTADGVRIQVEGRTADGDWAVKVGRG